The Ignavibacteria bacterium genome contains the following window.
TAAATCATCACTTCGAGCAAATTGAGTCGTAAGTAGATCATTTGATTTGCTATCCTTGCCAGCATAAACATCGTATTTATTTTCGAGCTTGAAATGTCTGAAATGTTTTTCTATCGAGTCTTTTGCTGATTGATTTTTTTGTTCATCCATAAATTTTTTTAATTCCTTTATATCCGTTGAATTTTCAATTTCATCAATTTGATCTTTTATCCTTGTGAGTTCTTTTTCTGTTTTGTTGATTAATTTTTGAAGTGCTTCCAGACGCGATTTTTCTTCCCGAGCTTTCTGAAAATATTGTTCAGCATTTTCAAAGACAGATAAAGTCGGATCAAGTTTGATTGTGTATCTTTTCCCTTCAAATTCTACTTGAAATAATTTTGAACCCTTTTTGATTTCACCTGCATAACTCAGAAGCAAATTGCCTTTTTGTCTGAACTCTTCGGAATGATCAATAAAATTCTCTGGAATTTTTAATTCCTGTAATTTTTTGAAATAGTGCTCGTAATCAGCTTTAAGTTTCTTAAGTAATTTTTCTTTGATCGAATTTAAATTTTCATCCTTCTGAATTGAGAAATAGGAACGAGAAAGTTCGGTAAAAATATTTTCTGATTTTCGAAAAGATTGGCCTTTAGATTTTAATTCACAGAAAGAACAGGTTCCATCTTCATAAATAAGCAGGGGAGAATTATAAATTTCAGAAAGCAATTCATTAAAGATCTGAAAGTAGCTTTTATCACTTTGATTTTTTCTAAACTTTAATTCTTCAACCAGAACATTTCCGAGTATTCTCAGATACTTTTTGTTATCTGAATTACTTTCTACAAAAAGTGAGTTGAAGCTTTCTTCACTCTTAAAATAAGAAATATCAAGTTCTGACCTGGGATAAACATCTTCAAACTTTAGATTAATTAATTCTTCTCTCCTCTTGAAACTATCTAAAATCAAATTAGAGTTCGCATCGACTAATACTGTATTTGAATGGTGACCGCGAAAAAGAAATATGAGATTCAAATTTTCGAAATCGAACCTTATGTTCCTTTCAAATTCGTCAATTGTAACTTCCTTCAGTATTTTATCTTGAAGTGGCTTAAAAAAATCAACGAAATTTTTTTTAGCGAATTGAAAATTATTTCGCAGATAAATAAAAGGCGGTAGTTTTTGAAATGTAAAAACTAAAAATTGTTCTTCATTTTCAGAAAAAAAGCCAGTCACAAGTTCATTCTTTGACTGGCTTACTGATCTAAAGAATTCAAAACCTTTTAAGCTATTTTCTAATTCTTTTGCAATTCTTCGCAGAAAAAAATAATTATCAAACATTTTTTAATGATCTTTTAACCCACAAATGATATAAATACATCAAAGCAGTTGCAATCATTCCAATTCCGAATAAAATCAAAAAGAGCGTTGAATGTGTTTCATCAACTTTTCCAAAAGTTTTATAAAGCCAACCTCCAAAAGTGCCTCCGACTAACCAGCCAATTGAAATCGGCAGAAATGCGAATCCCTGAAAAAGTGCTTCCTGACCTTTGGGAGCGAGATCGGCAATGTATTCATAATATCTTGGAGCCTGCGTCATCTCACCAATTGAGAACACAACAATTCCTGCGATGAATGTGGGAATTGAAGGATAAATTAACATCACAATCCACGAGAAACTTGAAAAGAAAAATCCTGAAATTATTGCTTGAATGGTTGGAATATTTTTAGTTAAACGATTGACAATCAATTGCAAGAAAATAATTGACCAGGCACCCATTGATTCAATTATCTCAAACGGTGCATTTTTATCTATATGATCAACAATGAAATAAGGAACAATAACAAAAATCTGCCAGAACATTATCCAGAAAAGTGAGAAGATCAGAAGGAAAATCATAAATCTCAAATTCCTTAAAACAAGCAAAAGATTTTTAATTATCTGAACCAAGCTCGGTGCTTTTTCGGCTAATTTTTTTTCAGGTTCACGATAAAAGATTTGAGTTGAAATGAACATTAGAAGACAACTTGCCGCAGATACAACATAAACAAACTCAATTCCAAATTTATCTCTAACTAAAAAAGCAATAGCTGGTCCCAGAGCGGCACCAATATTTACAAGCCAGTAATAAATTGCATAACCAAGCGATTTCGTTTCTTCTGACGAAGTTAAAGCAATTGTTCCGAGAACACTCGGTTTAATAAATGAACCACCAATAGCAGTGAAAATTAAAATCAACATCAATAACCAGAATTTATCAACATCGGAATAAATTGAATTAAATGCCGTCATTCCAGTTGAGCCAATCAAAAAATAACCAATAGCTAAGACAGAAAAAGCAATTGAGAATGATTTTCTGAAACCAAATTTATCTGCAAGCGCTCCAGCAAAAATTGGAAGGAAGTAAATCAATCCTCCAAAGGTTGAAGAAAGCGTTCCTGCAGTTACTTCATCAAATTTCATATGATCACGAAGAAAAACACTTAAAATGGTTGCCTGACCGTAATAAGCAACTCTTTCAAAAAGTTCCATTATATTGGCAACCCAGAAAGAATGCTGGAAGCCGTTTATAGTTTTCAGAATTTTTTGTTTTAGTTCCACTGTTTACCTCAAATTTATTTCAGATGAGAACTAAATCTGTTTGAATTTCACCAGTTACTTCTGCGGTATAATTTTTATGAATGAAGACATTGACTTCTGTTCTTACAGCCATCTCACCTGGCAAATAAATTCCTGGTTCAATCGAAAACAGACATCCCGGCATCAATTCTCTTTCATCTTTCGTTTCGAGATTGTCAATGTTTGGTCCATTCCCGTGAGTTTCTTCTCCAATTGAGTGTCCTGTTCTGTGGATAAAATATTTTCCTAAACCTGCTTTTTTAATAACATTTCGACAAACATCATCAACCTGCCAGCCATAAATTTTTTTCTTTTTACTCAGACTTTCCTGAATAAATTTAATTGCAGCATCCCGTGCATTCTTTGCAACTTCAAAAATTCTTACATACTTTTCTGGTGGATTTTGTCCCACATATCCAACCCAGGTTATGTCATAATAAATTCCACCTTCTACATTTTTCTTTGCCCAGAGATCTATTAAAACTGTATCACCCTCTTTGAAGTAATATCCATCAGGCTTTGGTTCAAAGTGAGGATCAGCTGGATGATCATTTATTCCTACGATAGGTTCCGCATTAGTATAAAGATTTTTTTCTCTAAATTTTTCCATAATGAATTGTTGAAGTTCATATTCAGTAAGTTTCTGCCCTGAGTTGATTGCTTCTCTAATTTTCTGAAAAGCAAGTTTTCTGATTTCATCAATATCTCGTTGAGCTTCTTTGTGAAGCCTGTAACCATTATCATCAATTAAAGCTTCGAATATTGAAATCAGATCAGCAGAAGAAACTACTTTAATTCCAAAACTTTTTATCAATTCAATTGTGCCTGCATCAACAAGTGAAACATAGGGGATATTATTTTTAGGAGAATATTGCATTGCAATTTTTTTTGATGAACCTAAAATTTTCTTCAGAAGCTTATGTTGTTCTTCATAAGGTAGGTAGACAAACTTTTTGCCGGGTAATGAATCAAGTTTTGTTGATTCGACAGCAGAAACTAATTTTTTTGGTTCACCTTTGGCAGGAATAAAATAGAACCACCTGCGAGTGGTGTGTTTATTTTCAAGTCCTAAGATTTTATAAGCAAGCGGGTCACGATTATGGAAATCATAAAATAACCAACCATCAAGATTTGCCTTTCTGAGCTCCTGTTGAATTGCTTTGAGGTTCATCATTTTCTCCTTCATTTTACTCTTGTTAATTTTTTCAAAGTTAGTCAAATGAGCGAAATTGAGAAATAGAATTAGATCGTTTTTACTAAAGTTTAATGGCTACTTTTTATAAAATTCAGAAAGAATTCATAGAACGAAAGTAAATTCGAAATGCAATAAAAATTTTTCTTAATATCCTCCTGTAACTAAATTTTTTGAAACTTATTCAATCAACAGCCTATAATAAAGCAGGATTTGAAATATATCAAGTGACGATCAATTTGCTTTATTGAAATCTTCAAAGCACCTTGTTTTATGTTAGATTTGAATAAAGAAATATTTAAAAGGTATATTGCTAACTCATTAGATTATAGATTTTTATTGTCATAAAAATATTTGCATCTACTTCTAACATTTCAATAATTAATTTACCTTCTTTATTTTTGTGTGAATTTTATTAACAAAGAGATGAATATCAAAAAACTGATTATTTATTTTCTACTTTTTCTTGGAATAATTCTTCTGTTCGATAAAGTAATTATGCCCTTCTATGTTAAGGGTGATGAGGTGTCAGTTCCAAATGTTGTTGGATTGACATTCGAAGCTGCGCAAGAAATTTTAAAAAATGCCGGTCTTGAACCAGTCAATGGCGGAGAAAGATTTGATACAAAATTTCCAAAGGGAACAGTAATCCTGCAAAGACCAACCGCTAAAAAAACAGTTAAATTGGGCAGAAGAATTTATTTAATTGTAAGCGGTGGAAATATTAAGGTCACAGTCCCTGATGTAAGACACAAAGGAGTAGAAGAAGCTACTATTCTCTTAAATAGAGCAGGATTAACAATCGGTGAAATTCTTGAAGATACTTTGACAGAAATTCCAAAAGGTCTGATTTCGGCTCAATCAATTCCGCCAAACGAAGAAGTTGAAAAAGGGACAGCGATTGACCTATGGGTCAGTAGCGTCAGCAGCATTGGAGATATCGAAGTTCCACTTTTAGTAGGTAGAAGTCTGACTGAAGCAAAGCAGATCATTGAATCTAAAAATTT
Protein-coding sequences here:
- a CDS encoding PASTA domain-containing protein; the protein is MNIKKLIIYFLLFLGIILLFDKVIMPFYVKGDEVSVPNVVGLTFEAAQEILKNAGLEPVNGGERFDTKFPKGTVILQRPTAKKTVKLGRRIYLIVSGGNIKVTVPDVRHKGVEEATILLNRAGLTIGEILEDTLTEIPKGLISAQSIPPNEEVEKGTAIDLWVSSVSSIGDIEVPLLVGRSLTEAKQIIESKNLKVGKIVYQPSLDYLPNTVIYQYPSSGSFVEAGTQIDLIVVREKLTGKEIIE
- a CDS encoding MFS transporter, with amino-acid sequence MELFERVAYYGQATILSVFLRDHMKFDEVTAGTLSSTFGGLIYFLPIFAGALADKFGFRKSFSIAFSVLAIGYFLIGSTGMTAFNSIYSDVDKFWLLMLILIFTAIGGSFIKPSVLGTIALTSSEETKSLGYAIYYWLVNIGAALGPAIAFLVRDKFGIEFVYVVSAASCLLMFISTQIFYREPEKKLAEKAPSLVQIIKNLLLVLRNLRFMIFLLIFSLFWIMFWQIFVIVPYFIVDHIDKNAPFEIIESMGAWSIIFLQLIVNRLTKNIPTIQAIISGFFFSSFSWIVMLIYPSIPTFIAGIVVFSIGEMTQAPRYYEYIADLAPKGQEALFQGFAFLPISIGWLVGGTFGGWLYKTFGKVDETHSTLFLILFGIGMIATALMYLYHLWVKRSLKNV
- a CDS encoding aminopeptidase P family protein is translated as MNLKAIQQELRKANLDGWLFYDFHNRDPLAYKILGLENKHTTRRWFYFIPAKGEPKKLVSAVESTKLDSLPGKKFVYLPYEEQHKLLKKILGSSKKIAMQYSPKNNIPYVSLVDAGTIELIKSFGIKVVSSADLISIFEALIDDNGYRLHKEAQRDIDEIRKLAFQKIREAINSGQKLTEYELQQFIMEKFREKNLYTNAEPIVGINDHPADPHFEPKPDGYYFKEGDTVLIDLWAKKNVEGGIYYDITWVGYVGQNPPEKYVRIFEVAKNARDAAIKFIQESLSKKKKIYGWQVDDVCRNVIKKAGLGKYFIHRTGHSIGEETHGNGPNIDNLETKDERELMPGCLFSIEPGIYLPGEMAVRTEVNVFIHKNYTAEVTGEIQTDLVLI
- a CDS encoding DUF814 domain-containing protein, with translation MFDNYFFLRRIAKELENSLKGFEFFRSVSQSKNELVTGFFSENEEQFLVFTFQKLPPFIYLRNNFQFAKKNFVDFFKPLQDKILKEVTIDEFERNIRFDFENLNLIFLFRGHHSNTVLVDANSNLILDSFKRREELINLKFEDVYPRSELDISYFKSEESFNSLFVESNSDNKKYLRILGNVLVEELKFRKNQSDKSYFQIFNELLSEIYNSPLLIYEDGTCSFCELKSKGQSFRKSENIFTELSRSYFSIQKDENLNSIKEKLLKKLKADYEHYFKKLQELKIPENFIDHSEEFRQKGNLLLSYAGEIKKGSKLFQVEFEGKRYTIKLDPTLSVFENAEQYFQKAREEKSRLEALQKLINKTEKELTRIKDQIDEIENSTDIKELKKFMDEQKNQSAKDSIEKHFRHFKLENKYDVYAGKDSKSNDLLTTQFARSDDLWFHARGASGSHVIIRRQNKNEEIPKNIIQQAASIAAYYSKAKHSKLVPVAYTEKKYVIKRKGMPPGTVQLQREKVIMVKPKLPVSEELNED